In a single window of the Carassius auratus strain Wakin unplaced genomic scaffold, ASM336829v1 scaf_tig00215810, whole genome shotgun sequence genome:
- the LOC113095954 gene encoding short-chain dehydrogenase/reductase 3-like, with product MDLKALGCVVVLPIQILYYIVKATVCWFLPSRRRDLTGDVVLITGGGRGIGRHLAKEFAVRGAKKLILWGRTEKCLKEACEEIALMGTECHYFVCDVANREEVYEQAKVVREKVGDVTILVNNAAVVHGKSLLDSDDDALLKSQHINTMGQFWTTKAFLPRMLELQNGHVVCINSILSLSPIPGAIDYCTSKASSLAFMESLTLGLLDCPGVGCTTVLPFHTNTEMFQGMRVRFPQLFPPLKPEVVAQKTVDAVRTNTAFVYLPWTMHALVILKSMLPQSALEEIHKFSGSYTCMNTFKGRT from the exons ATGGACCTGAAGGCGCTGGGCTGCGTGGTGGTCTTACCTATTCAGATCCTCTACTACATTGTGAAGGCGACCGTGTGCTGGTTCTTACCGAGCAGGCGGAGAGATCTGACCGGAGATGTGGTGCTTATTACGGGTGGCGGACGGGGCATCGGCCGTCACCTGGCTAAAGAGTTCGCCGTACGTGGAGCTAAAAAG CTAATCTTGTGGGGCCGGACGGAAAAATGTCTGAAGGAGGCGTGCGAGGAGATCGCTCTTATGGGGACAGAGTGCCATTACTTTGTTTGCGATGTGGCCAACAGAGAAGAAGTTTACGAGCAAGCCAAGGTTGTCAGAGAAAAG gtgGGGGATGTTACCATTCTTGTGAATAATGCTGCAGTGGTACATGGAAAAAGTTTGCTCGACAGTGATGATGATGCTCTTCTGAAGTCACAGCACATCAACACAATGGGACAGTTTTGG ACCACAAAAGCCTTCTTGCCTCGTATGCTGGAACTGCAAAATGGCCACGTTGTGTGCATCAACTCCATCCTGTCTCTGTCGCCCATCCCTGGTGCTATAGACTACTGCACTTCTAAAGCATCATCACTAGCCTTCATGGAGAGCCTCACTCTGGGGTTGCTGGACTGTCCAGGGGTGGGCTGTACCACCGTCCTCCCGTTCCACACCAACACTGAAATGTTTCAGGGCATGAGAGTCAG GTTCCCCCAACTCTTCCCTCCTCTAAAGCCAGAAGTGGTAGCCCAAAAAACAGTGGATGCTGTGAGGACCAATACAGCCTTTGTTTACTTACCCTGGACCATGCATGCACTCGTTATCCTTAAAAG TATGCTACCACAGAGTGCTCTTGAAGAAATCCACAAGTTCTCAGGAAGCTACACCTGCATGAATACTTTCAAAGGACGGACATGA